In the genome of Chitinophagales bacterium, one region contains:
- a CDS encoding helical backbone metal receptor, which translates to MSTPLFTDQMGNQICLHQIPPQRIVSLVPSQTELLYDLGLGDKVVGITKFCVHPQQWFQSKNRVGGTKNFHIDRIEALKPDLIIGNKEENTKEGIEALQQHFPVWMSDIQTFADALQMIEKVSVLVGKAQEGKRLLQQIEAAFADLQRFSLQKERKKVLYLIWQNPFMAVGSETFIDEMLTICGFENVLKPQSRYPTLTHKDLQNLSPELLLLSSEPYPFKTKHIAALQTLLPHTQIRLVDGELFSWYGSRLLKAAPYLKKLICSV; encoded by the coding sequence ATGTCAACACCGCTTTTTACAGACCAAATGGGCAATCAAATCTGTTTGCATCAAATTCCTCCTCAGCGCATTGTGTCTTTAGTGCCATCTCAAACCGAACTATTGTATGATTTGGGTTTGGGAGACAAAGTAGTTGGAATCACCAAATTTTGTGTGCATCCGCAACAATGGTTTCAGTCCAAAAATAGGGTAGGAGGCACTAAAAATTTTCACATAGACCGCATTGAAGCCCTCAAACCCGATCTGATTATTGGCAACAAAGAGGAAAATACAAAAGAAGGAATTGAAGCTTTGCAGCAGCATTTTCCAGTATGGATGAGTGATATTCAGACTTTTGCAGATGCTTTGCAGATGATAGAAAAGGTGTCGGTTTTGGTGGGAAAAGCGCAGGAAGGCAAACGCTTATTGCAGCAAATTGAAGCCGCTTTTGCAGACCTTCAACGTTTTTCACTTCAAAAAGAGCGTAAAAAAGTGCTGTATTTGATTTGGCAAAATCCGTTTATGGCAGTAGGCAGCGAAACTTTTATTGACGAAATGTTGACCATCTGTGGTTTTGAGAATGTTTTGAAGCCACAAAGCCGCTATCCGACCTTGACTCACAAAGATTTACAAAACCTATCTCCCGAATTGCTTTTGCTTTCTTCTGAGCCTTATCCCTTCAAAACCAAACATATTGCAGCCTTGCAGACTTTACTGCCGCATACTCAAATTCGCTTGGTAGATGGTGAGTTGTTTTCGTGGTATGGCAGCCGTTTGTTGAAAGCCGCCCCTTATCTCAAAAAACTGATTTGCAGCGTTTAA
- a CDS encoding T9SS type A sorting domain-containing protein: MKNILYAIVILHFFLLINAQSLPNFSGTPIKWLHLSQNKTESTDFSTFTGNKMANLLYPTYTLDLDENIYLVYEQPLAEGWIIFNIEVETGEVIWSKVITKKTDNIPSFPAYLYQSSPNTLDLVGYERNPELQSVYSGHLFRSRISMEDGSVLERYNPTWQVGGTFVVNNGGAMASLAHNPNNNSFLVVEGFPNTQITPRGVWRFVHADSTCIETQPHTFITGNRILNEDDGIYRDRVGGFEYLEEGGYILLLEEFQVDDFQNPANYLELVKLNESKEVEWRKLITEQSGIGASLVVSNTSGYMVYGRLNQGSIPYDSDRPYYVSKFDENGDFLWRSDIDASNKIIYASSLQTEEGYLLAGVREGTEGFLWKCDEEGNIHEIANWTLENEVIDKRINMYRAQELHTGDMMVQFSIDHDTIYQSPWGPLDNIMKKHYVVVFDKDALFTDIEEPPSNDVALTLYPNPSQDKVNITLPRVSTGTLRFYNTHGQLQQTITVEGKQRLAVPIEALADGLYYVHWSGEKGERMVKPLVIHR, encoded by the coding sequence ATGAAAAATATATTATATGCGATAGTTATTCTACATTTTTTTCTACTAATAAATGCCCAATCCCTTCCCAACTTTTCAGGTACTCCTATCAAATGGCTTCATCTGTCACAAAACAAAACAGAATCCACTGACTTTAGCACATTTACTGGAAATAAAATGGCTAATTTGTTATATCCAACTTATACACTCGATTTAGATGAGAATATATACCTTGTTTATGAACAGCCTCTTGCAGAAGGATGGATTATATTCAATATAGAAGTAGAAACGGGTGAAGTTATTTGGAGTAAAGTCATTACCAAAAAAACGGATAACATTCCCTCTTTTCCTGCCTATCTCTATCAGAGTAGTCCCAACACACTTGACTTAGTGGGTTATGAGAGAAACCCAGAACTTCAAAGCGTTTATTCTGGGCATTTATTTCGCAGCCGCATCTCTATGGAAGATGGGAGTGTATTGGAGAGATACAATCCTACTTGGCAAGTAGGTGGAACGTTTGTAGTTAATAACGGTGGCGCAATGGCTTCTTTAGCGCACAATCCTAACAACAATTCCTTCCTTGTTGTAGAAGGGTTTCCCAATACACAGATAACCCCTAGGGGCGTTTGGCGTTTTGTTCATGCTGATTCAACATGTATAGAGACCCAACCTCATACTTTCATTACAGGCAATCGCATTCTCAACGAAGATGATGGTATTTATCGAGATAGAGTCGGAGGGTTTGAATACTTAGAGGAAGGGGGCTATATTTTGTTGCTAGAAGAATTTCAAGTAGATGATTTCCAGAATCCTGCCAATTATTTAGAATTGGTGAAACTCAATGAATCCAAAGAGGTAGAATGGCGAAAGCTAATCACAGAGCAGTCGGGAATAGGAGCAAGCCTTGTGGTGTCTAACACTTCGGGCTATATGGTCTATGGCAGATTGAATCAAGGCAGCATTCCTTATGATTCCGACAGGCCCTACTATGTCAGCAAATTTGATGAGAATGGAGATTTTTTGTGGAGAAGCGATATAGATGCTTCCAACAAAATTATCTATGCTTCGAGTCTTCAAACCGAAGAAGGTTATTTGTTGGCAGGTGTCAGAGAAGGTACAGAGGGTTTTTTGTGGAAATGTGACGAAGAAGGGAATATACATGAGATAGCTAATTGGACATTGGAGAACGAAGTGATAGACAAGAGAATTAACATGTATCGTGCTCAAGAACTACATACTGGAGATATGATGGTGCAGTTTAGTATAGACCATGATACTATATATCAATCTCCCTGGGGGCCACTTGACAACATTATGAAGAAGCATTATGTAGTAGTATTTGACAAAGATGCCTTATTCACAGACATTGAAGAACCGCCATCGAATGACGTAGCATTGACTTTGTACCCCAATCCAAGTCAAGACAAGGTGAATATTACATTGCCAAGAGTTTCTACAGGAACACTTCGGTTTTACAATACGCATGGACAATTGCAGCAAACAATCACCGTGGAGGGAAAACAGCGTTTAGCCGTTCCCATTGAAGCTTTGGCGGATGGATTGTATTATGTGCATTGGAGTGGAGAAAAGGGCGAAAGGATGGTGAAGCCTTTGGTGATTCATCGGTAG
- a CDS encoding DUF4293 domain-containing protein, with protein sequence MIQRIQSIYLLLSVIFSIVAIAAPIPYAFSGETAMEFNDQIAMIVLAALIAVVSLANIFLFNNRKRQMLICNIITGLTLVMIGVAGYFSVAHEAVPDVPYYGTALPGLVLVANLLAKRGIQADENLVRSADRLR encoded by the coding sequence ATGATACAACGAATTCAATCCATATACCTTTTATTGTCTGTCATTTTCAGCATTGTCGCTATTGCTGCCCCTATTCCCTATGCGTTTAGTGGTGAAACTGCCATGGAATTCAACGACCAAATCGCCATGATCGTCCTTGCGGCTTTGATAGCGGTGGTTAGTTTGGCCAATATCTTTTTGTTCAACAACCGCAAACGCCAAATGCTTATCTGCAATATTATCACAGGTTTGACCTTGGTAATGATTGGAGTAGCGGGCTATTTTTCGGTAGCACACGAAGCTGTTCCCGATGTTCCCTACTATGGCACTGCCCTTCCTGGTCTTGTATTGGTTGCCAACCTTTTGGCAAAACGAGGCATTCAGGCAGATGAAAATTTAGTTCGCTCGGCGGATAGATTGCGGTAA
- a CDS encoding glycerophosphodiester phosphodiesterase family protein, which produces MKTFILLFSFSFVFLFTACTPRPNQAKKIDLQGHRGARGLMPENTIPAFIKALDLGVNTLEMDVVITKDKKVLLSHEAFMSSEICLDSLGQAIPDSLAKFLNIYEMNAEEVQSYDCGSKPYGRFPQQQKLKVSKPLLSAVIDTVEAYIAANKLAPVFYNIETKSVPDGDDRFHPKPDEFVRLLLEVIDQKGIADRTIIQSFDPRTLQATKALKKEMVVALLVYNEDGYEANIQRLGFLPEIYSCYFPLVTDSLMDYARQQKMKVIPWTVNDSLEMKRLVEMGVDGIITDYPDLGVKVLR; this is translated from the coding sequence ATGAAAACGTTTATCCTTCTATTTTCTTTCTCCTTTGTCTTCCTGTTCACCGCCTGTACTCCCCGACCAAATCAAGCCAAAAAAATTGACCTTCAAGGACATAGAGGCGCACGAGGCTTGATGCCCGAAAATACAATTCCTGCTTTTATCAAGGCTTTGGATTTGGGAGTGAATACTTTGGAAATGGATGTGGTCATCACCAAAGACAAAAAAGTATTGCTTTCGCATGAGGCATTTATGTCGTCCGAAATTTGCTTGGATTCATTGGGGCAAGCTATTCCCGATTCTTTGGCGAAGTTCTTGAACATCTACGAAATGAATGCTGAAGAAGTTCAATCCTACGATTGCGGCAGCAAACCTTATGGGCGTTTTCCGCAGCAGCAAAAATTGAAGGTCAGCAAACCGCTTTTGAGTGCAGTTATTGACACCGTTGAAGCCTATATTGCAGCCAATAAACTCGCTCCCGTTTTTTACAACATCGAAACCAAATCTGTTCCCGATGGCGATGACCGTTTTCACCCAAAACCCGATGAATTTGTGCGATTGCTTTTGGAGGTCATTGACCAAAAAGGCATTGCAGACCGTACGATTATTCAGTCTTTTGACCCTCGCACTTTGCAGGCTACCAAAGCTTTGAAGAAAGAGATGGTTGTAGCATTGTTGGTTTACAATGAGGATGGCTATGAGGCAAACATTCAGCGATTGGGTTTTTTGCCCGAAATTTACAGTTGTTATTTTCCTTTGGTGACGGACAGTTTGATGGATTATGCACGCCAACAAAAAATGAAGGTGATTCCGTGGACGGTCAATGATAGCCTCGAAATGAAACGATTGGTAGAAATGGGTGTGGACGGGATTATTACAGATTACCCTGACTTGGGGGTGAAGGTGTTGCGGTAA
- the paaD gene encoding 1,2-phenylacetyl-CoA epoxidase subunit PaaD: MPTSNILTQEEQIFEALYEVKDPEIPVISVVDLGIIPKVSIDAEGCVVITMTPTFTACPATQVMQNEIIEAVESLDFVSKVIVKVDFTTPWTSDNISETGRQQLKEFGLAPPNKHHGKLDLDMISDVHCPHCGSDHTSLKILFGATLCRSTHFCYDCKQAFEAFKPV; the protein is encoded by the coding sequence ATGCCTACTTCTAATATTTTGACCCAAGAAGAACAAATTTTCGAAGCACTTTACGAGGTGAAAGATCCTGAAATTCCCGTTATTTCGGTGGTGGATCTGGGCATCATTCCCAAGGTGAGCATTGACGCAGAAGGCTGTGTGGTCATTACGATGACTCCGACTTTTACGGCTTGCCCTGCTACTCAGGTGATGCAAAACGAAATCATTGAAGCTGTTGAATCTCTTGATTTTGTGTCTAAGGTAATCGTGAAGGTAGATTTTACTACCCCGTGGACTTCGGACAATATTTCGGAAACGGGTCGCCAACAATTGAAGGAGTTTGGCTTGGCGCCTCCCAACAAACATCATGGTAAGTTGGATTTGGATATGATTTCGGATGTGCATTGTCCACATTGCGGCAGCGATCATACTTCTTTGAAGATTTTGTTTGGGGCTACGCTTTGTCGCTCCACTCATTTTTGTTACGACTGCAAACAGGCATTTGAGGCGTTTAAGCCTGTATGA